The following coding sequences are from one Strigops habroptila isolate Jane chromosome 18, bStrHab1.2.pri, whole genome shotgun sequence window:
- the GPR37L1 gene encoding G-protein coupled receptor 37-like 1 — MPSPLPLVLLLLMLVAPGAVATRGRAGQPGEGSTHHGQGEDGGRTPQAISRDRAGMQVMKERLRRGTEEDSKSVQQYVPGVRVEFPRPLNSASLHPTKALLPSSTDRSEQQEGVPTGREGPEPRANLTTVSDKRLQIQNPLYPVTENSYSAYAVMFLSLIVFAVGIIGNLSMMCIVWHNYYMKSAWNSILASLAFWDFLVLFFCLPVVIFNEITKKRLLGDVSCRIVPFMEVSSLGVTTFSLCALGIDRFHAATSPQASTRPIEQCQSIIAKLAVIWVGSMTLSVPELLLWQLAQDTSPVSGVGLEYCTMKPSSNLPESVYSLVLTYQNARMWWYFGCYFCLPILFTVSCQLVTRRISGAEKKTECRGSKHSQCESHLNCTIIGLTIIYGLCTTPENVCNIVVAYMSPDMSKQTLDLLNLINQFFLFFKCSVTPVLLLCLCRPLGQAFMDCCCCCCEGCSPDTASSEGSADSKLKTEMSSSIFFDKPRESPPPLLALGTPC; from the exons ATGCCTTCTCCGCTGCCGCTTGTCCTCCTGCTGCTGATGCTGGTAGCGCCAGGGGCCGTGGCAACGcgaggcagagctgggcagcctGGGGAAGGCAGCACCCACCATGGCCAGGGTGAGGATGGAGGCAGGACTCCGCAGGCGATTTCCCGGGacagggcagggatgcaggtGATGAAGGAGCGGCTGCGCCGGGGGACAGAGGAGGACTCCAAGTCGGTGCAGCAGTACGTGCCGGGGGTGCGCGTAGAGTTCCCCCGACCCCTCAACTCCGCCAGCCTGCACCCAACCAAGGCCCTGCTGCCGTCCAGCACGGACCGATCTGAGCAGCAAGAAGGGGTCcccacaggcagggaagggCCAGAGCCACGAGCCAATCTCACCACTGTGTCGGACAAGCGGTTGCAAATCCAGAATCCCTTGTACCCAGTGACGGAGAACTCCTACAGCGCCTACGCCGTGATGTTCCTGTCCCTCATTGTCTTTGCAGTGGGCATCATCGGAAACCTCTCCATGATGTGCATTGTGTGGCACAACTACTATATGAAGAGCGCCTGGAACTCCATCCTGGCCAGCCTGGCTTTTTGGGACTTCCTCGTCCTCTTCTTCTGCCTGCCCGTGGTCATCTTCAATGAGATCACCAAGAAGAGGCTGCTGGGGGACGTGTCCTGTCGCATCGTGCCCTTCATGGAG GTATCATCACTGGGAGTCACCACCTTCAGCCTCTGCGCCTTGGGCATCGACAGGTTCCACGCGGCCACCAGCCCCCAGGCCAGCACCCGGCCCATTGAGCAGTGCCAGTCCATCATCGCCAAGCTGGCCGTCATCTGGGTGGGCTCCATGACGCTGTCGGTGCCAGAGCTCCTGCTCTGGCAGCTGGCACAGGACACGTCGCCCGTGTCCGGTGTGGGGCTGGAGTATTGCACCATGAAGCCCTCGTCCAATCTGCCCGAGTCCGTCTACTCGCTGGTGCTCACCTACCAGAACGCTCGGATGTGGTGGTACTTTGGTTGCTACTTCTGCTTGCCCATCCTCTTCACCGTGAGCTGCCAGCTCGTGACCCGGAGGATCAGCGGCGCCGAGAAGAAGACCGAGTGCCGAGGGAGCAAGCACAGCCAGTGCGAGAGCCACTTGAACTGCACCATCATTGGGCTGACCATCATCTACGGGCTCTGCACCACCCCTGAGAACGTCTGCAACATTGTGGTGGCTTACATGTCCCCCGACATGTCCAAGCAGACCTTGGATCTGCTCAACCTCATCAACCAGTTCTTCCTATTCTTCAAGTGCTCAGTGACGCCTGTCCTGCTCCTGTGCCTCTGCAGACCCCTGGGCCAGGCCTTCAtggactgctgctgctgctgctgcgagGGCTGCAGCCCCGACACTGCCTCCAGCGAGGGCAGCGCTGACAGCAAGCTCAAAACAGAGATGTCCTCCTCCATCTTCTTCGACAAGCCCCGGGAGTCCCCTCCACCCCTCCTGGCCCTTGGCACTCCTTGCTAA